A portion of the Acidimicrobiia bacterium genome contains these proteins:
- a CDS encoding DMT family transporter: MPPDRTPTSIYLRGAVGVAFISFSSTLVKLSEASPNTVTFFRALYAIPMLLLIWRPARSRDRRSTRERAMAIGAGLMLSVDLMLFHAAIDAIGAALGLVLANLQVLFVAFAAFLVYRDRPSRAAFIALPTVLTGAAFLSGFGRIDTYGAEPGLGVVLGVGAAMAYAGFILMFRSANTAPAPPAGPLLDATYGAAAGALVLGLFDSGFDLVPAWPSHGWLVLMALTVQVAGWLLIGSTLPLLPALAGSFLILLQPVLGLVWGTTLLGEAISPTQGVGVALILSGIALVTWKGSVRLPAPSDDLG, encoded by the coding sequence GTGCCGCCCGACAGAACCCCGACGAGCATCTACCTGCGCGGCGCGGTCGGTGTCGCATTCATCTCCTTCTCATCCACTCTCGTTAAGTTGTCCGAGGCGTCGCCGAACACGGTGACCTTCTTCAGAGCTCTCTACGCGATTCCCATGCTCTTGCTGATTTGGCGCCCCGCTCGTTCTCGAGACCGCCGTTCCACGAGGGAGAGAGCGATGGCCATCGGAGCCGGCCTCATGTTGTCGGTCGACCTGATGCTCTTTCACGCCGCGATCGATGCGATCGGTGCGGCGCTCGGCCTGGTTCTGGCGAATCTCCAGGTGCTGTTCGTGGCATTTGCAGCCTTTCTCGTGTATCGAGATCGACCGAGCCGGGCGGCGTTCATCGCCCTTCCCACGGTGCTGACCGGCGCAGCTTTCCTGTCGGGTTTTGGCAGGATCGACACCTACGGGGCGGAGCCCGGCCTCGGCGTCGTTCTCGGAGTGGGCGCGGCAATGGCCTACGCCGGTTTCATCCTGATGTTCAGATCGGCGAACACAGCCCCGGCGCCGCCTGCCGGACCACTGCTCGACGCAACCTACGGAGCCGCGGCCGGGGCTCTCGTGCTCGGCCTGTTCGACTCCGGATTCGACCTCGTTCCCGCCTGGCCGTCACACGGCTGGCTGGTGCTCATGGCGTTGACGGTGCAGGTAGCCGGCTGGCTGCTCATCGGGTCGACTCTTCCTCTCCTGCCTGCGCTCGCCGGATCCTTCCTCATTCTCCTGCAACCGGTGCTCGGACTCGTCTGGGGCACAACTCTTCTCGGTGAAGCGATCTCTCCGACGCAAGGGGTCGGCGTGGCGCTGATTCTCAGCGGCATCGCACTCGTAACGTGGAAAGGGTCGGTTCGCCTACCGGCCCCGTCAGACGATCTGGGGTAG
- a CDS encoding wax ester/triacylglycerol synthase family O-acyltransferase: protein MAAGYERLSALDTSFLALETPDLHMHVAAIGIFEAGPLRRADGGIDLDRIRAFVGSKLQYVPRYRQKLAWVPFERHPVWVDDPEFDLSFHVRHSSVPKPGTDQQLQELVGHMASRNLDRAKPLWELSIIEGLEGDRLAVVAKVHHCMIDGIAGVDLMAVMFNVIPSDDIEEAPRWVPRPVPSGAELVAGEAGRRLRASIDLVKDLGRFTRDAQRLTGEAGRRLRAMTQSLSSGWLSSASETPLNRQMSPNRRVDWQVTDLAQLKAIKNALGGTVNDTVLAVAAGAIRQFLIECRDFPVDDLDYRIMAPVSVRSADQRGQLGNQVAMWLMSLPLDEPDPRERLRRVQQETKALKESDQALGASTLVQLSAGAPSTLVSMGARLAAGTIRPFNMTITNVPGPQFPLFLLGSRMMLQVPLVPLWAQHGLGMAQFSYDGTLTWGLNADRDLVPDLRYFGEAIQASLDALTAAI from the coding sequence ATGGCCGCCGGCTACGAACGACTCTCAGCGTTGGATACATCGTTTCTGGCTCTCGAGACACCAGATCTCCACATGCATGTTGCGGCAATAGGGATATTCGAGGCCGGCCCCCTGCGCCGGGCCGACGGTGGAATCGACCTCGATCGGATCCGTGCCTTCGTTGGATCGAAGTTGCAGTACGTACCCAGGTATCGGCAGAAGCTCGCATGGGTTCCATTCGAACGACACCCGGTTTGGGTAGACGACCCAGAGTTCGATCTGTCTTTCCACGTTCGGCACTCCAGCGTGCCGAAACCCGGCACCGACCAGCAACTGCAGGAGCTGGTAGGGCACATGGCCTCTCGCAACCTCGACAGGGCCAAACCGCTGTGGGAGCTGTCGATAATCGAGGGACTCGAAGGCGACCGGCTGGCCGTCGTAGCCAAAGTCCACCACTGCATGATCGACGGCATCGCCGGTGTGGACCTCATGGCGGTGATGTTCAACGTCATACCTTCCGACGACATCGAGGAGGCGCCCCGGTGGGTGCCGCGTCCCGTTCCCTCCGGTGCCGAACTGGTTGCCGGTGAGGCGGGGAGACGCCTCCGGGCTTCGATCGACCTCGTCAAGGACCTCGGACGGTTCACAAGGGACGCACAGCGGCTCACCGGAGAAGCGGGGAGGCGCTTGCGGGCGATGACACAATCCTTGAGTTCAGGTTGGCTCAGCTCGGCTTCGGAAACACCACTCAACCGGCAGATGAGCCCGAACCGGCGAGTCGACTGGCAGGTGACCGACCTGGCTCAGCTCAAGGCGATCAAGAACGCTCTCGGCGGAACCGTCAACGACACCGTACTGGCCGTCGCGGCCGGCGCCATCCGACAGTTCCTGATCGAATGCAGGGACTTCCCCGTTGATGACCTCGACTACCGCATCATGGCACCGGTCAGCGTTCGCTCTGCCGATCAGCGCGGTCAGCTCGGCAACCAGGTGGCGATGTGGCTCATGTCCCTACCCCTCGACGAACCGGATCCGCGCGAACGTCTGAGGCGGGTCCAGCAGGAGACCAAGGCACTCAAGGAGAGCGACCAGGCACTCGGAGCCTCGACGCTCGTGCAACTCAGTGCCGGAGCACCGAGCACGCTCGTCTCGATGGGGGCAAGGCTGGCAGCCGGAACGATCAGGCCTTTCAACATGACGATCACCAACGTTCCCGGACCACAGTTTCCGCTGTTCCTCCTCGGTTCCCGGATGATGCTCCAGGTCCCTCTGGTACCTCTCTGGGCGCAGCACGGCCTCGGGATGGCTCAGTTCAGCTACGACGGCACACTGACTTGGGGATTGAACGCCGATCGGGATCTCGTCCCCGACCTTCGCTACTTCGGCGAAGCCATCCAGGCTTCTCTCGATGCTCTGACGGCCGCCATCTGA
- a CDS encoding EAL domain-containing protein, producing MKAPTTRTKAPRRSGSTRVLFLTAVIAAAALLIAMIVSDWDSLGEELGVPWWVLIPAVYLSEITVVHFRGRRDAHSFSMSEIPMIFGLFFFAPAHMMLSVAIGSTLVLSLHRRQPLLKLLFNVSQFTLVFGIAIVVFRSIARLGQPLGIAGWAGALIAALAALTTAMFLVNLAIFLVSGSFRRPGIGEVIGLSTLATLMSSSLALIAVTMTQLAPGMAFLAMIPPAILFLSYRAYMSQREQRTRLEALYDATRVLHQTPEIEQAMLVAVDRARAMFAAEFAEITLFVDESHEAGYRTRVGPADGELQMKLIPLDHERPVWHEIASTRASRLFDRDDEEFTRLGDCPSIREGIATPLFVDEAVGGILLVANKLDDVSSYKPSDIKLLETFARQVAVSLENGKLVDSLASLTILKEELRHQALHDSLTGLANRANFTARVSDALSNLEEGASAAVMFLDLDDFKTVNDSFGHAAGDQLLIGVAERLQAECRSNDTVARIGGDEFAILIPSTRDTAAPAGLASRMIDSLELPFLIDGHQMLARASIGIALSVPDGDPRELLSNADAAMYAAKHQGKGTYRQYVDTMHDEVKKTLELRTSLQTALQLNQLEMYYQPIVDITSGTISRFEALMRWHHPTLGTIQPTDFIPYAEDSGLIVHLGRWALARACDDARKWLVANPGCAVGVAVNISPKQLSERDIVDDVRSALADSGLAADHLTLEITENLVMHTAVQKLEQLKSLGIHLAIDDFGTGYSSLSYLDRLPLDIVKIDRSFVEKLGQGETSLVRTVLTIGNSLGIGSIVEGVETRQQLTRLRELGCRHVQGFYLSPAVTIDDAVEMATRQIIEPPEYSYSVRQLRTG from the coding sequence GTGAAAGCACCAACAACCCGCACCAAAGCGCCTCGAAGGTCCGGGTCGACGCGCGTCCTCTTCCTGACGGCCGTCATCGCGGCTGCCGCCCTGCTGATCGCCATGATCGTCTCCGACTGGGACTCCCTGGGGGAGGAACTCGGTGTGCCGTGGTGGGTTCTGATCCCGGCCGTATACCTGAGCGAGATCACCGTCGTCCATTTTCGCGGGAGACGCGACGCTCACTCCTTCTCGATGAGCGAGATCCCAATGATCTTCGGCCTCTTCTTCTTCGCGCCTGCCCACATGATGCTTTCTGTTGCGATCGGCTCGACGCTCGTGTTGAGCCTCCACCGCCGTCAACCCCTGTTGAAACTCCTCTTCAACGTTTCCCAGTTCACACTTGTGTTCGGAATAGCGATCGTGGTGTTCCGGAGCATTGCGCGGCTCGGGCAGCCTCTGGGAATCGCCGGATGGGCAGGAGCGCTCATTGCGGCGCTGGCCGCCCTCACGACGGCAATGTTCCTCGTCAACCTGGCCATCTTCCTGGTTTCCGGATCTTTCCGCAGGCCCGGGATCGGCGAGGTCATCGGCCTGAGCACACTTGCCACACTTATGAGTTCGAGCCTGGCGCTGATCGCGGTCACCATGACCCAACTGGCACCGGGGATGGCTTTCCTGGCAATGATCCCGCCGGCGATTCTCTTCCTTTCCTACCGGGCCTATATGAGCCAGCGCGAGCAGCGCACACGCCTGGAGGCCCTCTACGACGCGACCAGGGTGCTGCACCAGACGCCCGAAATCGAGCAGGCGATGCTCGTGGCGGTAGACCGGGCACGTGCGATGTTTGCGGCGGAGTTCGCGGAGATAACACTGTTCGTCGACGAATCCCATGAGGCCGGATACCGGACCCGGGTCGGTCCGGCCGACGGCGAACTCCAGATGAAGTTGATTCCCCTGGATCACGAACGCCCTGTCTGGCATGAGATTGCATCGACACGCGCCAGCAGGTTGTTCGACAGAGACGACGAGGAGTTCACGCGGCTGGGCGACTGCCCGTCCATTCGGGAAGGCATCGCCACACCGCTGTTCGTGGATGAGGCGGTCGGCGGCATCCTTCTCGTCGCAAACAAGCTCGACGACGTGAGCTCGTACAAACCCAGCGACATCAAACTCCTCGAGACCTTCGCCAGGCAGGTCGCCGTCTCCCTCGAAAACGGCAAACTCGTCGACTCCCTCGCAAGCTTGACCATCCTGAAAGAGGAGCTGAGGCACCAGGCGCTCCATGACTCGTTGACCGGTCTCGCCAATCGGGCAAACTTCACCGCCCGCGTGAGCGACGCGTTGAGCAACCTGGAAGAAGGTGCTTCTGCCGCCGTCATGTTCCTCGACCTCGACGATTTCAAGACCGTCAACGACAGCTTCGGCCACGCCGCAGGTGACCAGTTGCTGATCGGCGTTGCGGAGCGACTTCAAGCCGAGTGCCGCAGCAATGACACGGTCGCCCGCATCGGAGGTGACGAGTTCGCCATCCTCATCCCTTCAACACGAGACACCGCCGCTCCCGCAGGACTCGCCTCCCGCATGATCGACTCCCTGGAACTGCCCTTCCTCATCGACGGCCACCAGATGCTGGCCCGGGCGAGCATCGGCATCGCTCTCTCGGTCCCCGATGGAGACCCGAGAGAGCTGCTCAGCAACGCGGACGCGGCGATGTACGCAGCCAAGCACCAGGGCAAAGGAACCTACAGGCAGTATGTAGACACAATGCACGACGAGGTGAAGAAGACCCTCGAGCTGCGTACATCGCTGCAGACCGCCCTCCAGCTGAACCAGTTGGAGATGTATTACCAGCCAATAGTCGACATCACCTCGGGAACCATCAGCCGTTTCGAGGCGCTCATGCGATGGCACCACCCGACATTGGGAACCATCCAACCAACCGATTTCATACCCTACGCCGAGGATTCGGGACTCATCGTCCACCTCGGCCGGTGGGCCCTGGCGAGAGCGTGTGATGACGCGCGGAAATGGCTGGTCGCCAACCCGGGCTGTGCCGTCGGAGTAGCCGTCAACATCTCTCCCAAGCAACTCAGCGAGCGGGACATCGTCGACGATGTCCGCTCGGCGCTGGCCGACAGCGGCCTGGCGGCCGATCACCTGACTCTTGAGATCACCGAGAACCTGGTGATGCACACGGCGGTGCAGAAGTTGGAGCAGTTGAAGTCGCTGGGAATCCATCTTGCCATCGACGACTTCGGGACGGGGTACTCCTCGTTGAGCTATCTCGACCGGCTGCCGCTGGACATCGTCAAGATCGACCGTTCATTCGTGGAGAAACTCGGACAAGGGGAGACCTCACTGGTCCGTACCGTCTTGACCATCGGAAACTCCCTGGGAATAGGCTCGATCGTCGAGGGCGTGGAGACCCGCCAGCAGCTCACGCGGCTGAGAGAGCTCGGATGCAGACACGTCCAGGGGTTCTATCTGTCCCCCGCCGTGACGATCGACGACGCCGTCGAGATGGCGACGCGGCAGATAATCGAGCCGCCGGAATACTCGTACTCTGTCAGGCAACTGCGCACCGGCTGA
- a CDS encoding NYN domain-containing protein, translating into MAPEEERIALFLDYENLAIGARDHLGVTFDLKPIADALAERGRVIVRKAYGDWSMFDEDRRMLTRNHVELIEISQRMGASRKNAADIKMAVDALELAFERDYLSTFVIGTGDSDFTPLVHKLRELNRKVIGVGIKDSTSALLPPACDEFLFYERLEGVEVPAGTRSGAQRPHRRTSDQQEEPKVEVEVKGLDDLDKLVTQTLSGLQRSAPGAVLASSLKRALIRKDPTFSEADFGFRAFGELLRHMEKRKVVALSEGSAKGDPVVDFRSGDSGEDEAFSLLLSVVAGLETADGPPALSGLKNQLRKQNSKFTEKRYGFGGFLQFCKAAQARGLIELEWNEAADDYLVRVALPDR; encoded by the coding sequence ATGGCACCTGAAGAAGAACGCATCGCCCTCTTCCTGGACTATGAGAACCTGGCGATCGGAGCTCGAGACCACCTCGGGGTCACCTTCGACTTGAAGCCGATTGCCGACGCTCTGGCCGAACGCGGCAGAGTGATCGTGCGGAAGGCCTACGGCGATTGGTCGATGTTCGACGAGGATCGCCGGATGCTCACTCGGAACCATGTGGAACTGATCGAGATCTCCCAGCGGATGGGTGCGTCTCGCAAGAACGCGGCCGACATCAAAATGGCAGTCGATGCGCTCGAACTGGCTTTCGAGCGAGACTACCTCTCGACGTTCGTCATCGGCACGGGGGACAGCGATTTCACCCCGCTGGTCCACAAGCTTCGAGAGTTGAACCGGAAGGTGATCGGGGTCGGAATCAAGGACTCGACGAGTGCGTTGCTTCCGCCCGCCTGCGACGAGTTTCTGTTCTATGAACGACTCGAAGGAGTCGAGGTGCCCGCCGGTACCCGGTCGGGGGCCCAGCGGCCTCATCGCCGGACGAGTGATCAACAGGAAGAGCCGAAAGTCGAAGTCGAGGTAAAGGGCCTCGACGACCTCGACAAGCTGGTGACCCAGACACTTTCGGGCCTTCAGCGTTCCGCGCCGGGCGCCGTACTTGCCTCCTCCCTCAAGCGGGCATTGATCCGGAAGGATCCGACCTTCAGCGAGGCCGACTTCGGCTTCCGGGCTTTTGGAGAACTCCTGAGGCATATGGAGAAGCGGAAGGTCGTCGCCCTGAGCGAAGGGAGCGCAAAGGGCGATCCGGTCGTTGATTTCCGCTCAGGTGACAGCGGTGAAGACGAGGCTTTCTCGCTCCTGTTGTCGGTTGTGGCGGGTCTGGAGACGGCAGACGGCCCACCTGCTCTATCCGGCCTGAAGAACCAGTTGCGCAAACAGAATTCGAAGTTCACCGAGAAGCGCTATGGATTCGGGGGGTTCCTGCAGTTCTGCAAGGCAGCGCAGGCCCGTGGACTCATCGAACTCGAGTGGAACGAAGCTGCAGACGACTACCTGGTCAGGGTCGCGCTGCCCGATCGGTAA
- a CDS encoding tyrosine phenol-lyase, whose protein sequence is MEQRRRSWAEPYKIKMVEPIKMTTREHREKAIAEAGYNSFLLRSEDVYIDLLTDSGTSAMSDYQWAGLMLGDEAYAGSKSFYHLVDAVQEVYGYPELIPTHQGRGAEHILSQLMIKPGDYVPGNMYFTTTRFHQEHAGGIFVDVIIDEAHMPSVEHPFKGNVDLGKLQSLIDEVGADRIPYISVETNVNMAGGQPLSMANLRATHELCKRNGIPVMLDATRAVENAYFIQQREGGYEDKSVKEIMLEICSYSDGATVSSKKDNLVNIGGFLAVRDPDLATRARAMLVQFEGLHTYGGMAGRDMEALARGIYEMVETDDHARARVGQVEYLGNALLKAGIPIVMPVGGHGIFMDAAAILPHLAQDQFPAQALTAALYVDSGVRGMERGVVSAGRDPNTGDHRYPKLELVRMAIPRRVYTQAHMDVTAESVIEVYENRENVGGLKFTYEPPELRFFQARFEKVASR, encoded by the coding sequence GTGGAACAACGCCGTCGCAGCTGGGCAGAGCCCTACAAGATCAAGATGGTTGAACCCATCAAGATGACCACCCGGGAGCATCGCGAGAAGGCAATCGCCGAGGCCGGATACAACAGCTTCCTGCTCCGCTCCGAGGATGTCTACATAGATCTACTCACGGACTCCGGCACCTCGGCGATGTCCGATTATCAGTGGGCCGGTCTGATGCTCGGCGATGAGGCCTACGCCGGTTCCAAGAGCTTCTACCACCTGGTCGATGCCGTGCAAGAGGTGTACGGCTATCCCGAGTTGATCCCGACGCATCAGGGCCGTGGCGCCGAGCACATTCTGAGCCAGCTGATGATCAAGCCGGGCGATTACGTGCCGGGCAACATGTATTTCACTACAACTCGTTTCCACCAGGAGCACGCCGGCGGGATCTTCGTCGATGTGATAATCGATGAGGCCCATATGCCTTCGGTCGAGCACCCGTTCAAGGGCAACGTCGATCTGGGCAAACTCCAGAGCTTGATCGACGAGGTGGGAGCGGACCGGATCCCCTATATATCGGTTGAGACGAACGTCAACATGGCCGGCGGCCAGCCGCTGTCCATGGCGAATCTCAGAGCGACTCACGAACTGTGCAAGAGAAACGGCATCCCGGTGATGCTTGACGCCACCCGTGCGGTTGAGAACGCCTACTTCATCCAGCAGCGTGAGGGCGGTTATGAGGACAAGTCGGTCAAAGAGATCATGCTCGAGATCTGTTCCTATTCGGACGGCGCAACCGTGTCGTCCAAGAAGGACAACCTCGTCAACATCGGAGGGTTCCTGGCAGTGCGCGACCCGGATCTGGCCACTCGAGCCCGTGCGATGCTCGTCCAGTTCGAAGGTCTGCACACCTACGGGGGAATGGCGGGCCGTGACATGGAAGCGCTTGCCCGCGGTATCTACGAGATGGTTGAAACCGATGATCATGCAAGGGCTCGAGTAGGTCAGGTCGAATACCTCGGGAACGCGTTGCTGAAGGCAGGTATCCCTATAGTGATGCCGGTCGGCGGCCACGGGATCTTCATGGACGCCGCTGCGATCCTGCCGCACCTTGCGCAGGACCAGTTTCCTGCTCAAGCATTGACGGCGGCGCTGTACGTCGACTCGGGTGTACGCGGGATGGAGCGTGGAGTTGTCTCCGCCGGGCGGGATCCGAATACCGGCGACCATCGCTACCCGAAGCTCGAACTCGTGCGGATGGCCATTCCCCGCCGGGTCTACACGCAGGCTCATATGGACGTCACCGCCGAGTCGGTCATCGAGGTCTACGAGAACAGAGAAAACGTCGGCGGTCTGAAGTTCACCTACGAACCGCCGGAACTCCGTTTCTTCCAAGCCCGCTTCGAAAAAGTAGCGAGTCGCTAG
- a CDS encoding Glu/Leu/Phe/Val dehydrogenase, whose product MTAVITEGELNPLRVANHQFNQAVPFLDQFKECTGMREWLFEPEQVVRVSLPVRMDDGCVEMFRGYRVLHSNARGPGKGGFRFHPSVNEEEVRALAAWMTWKCALVDVPFGGAKGGVACDARLLSEGEKARVTRRYISALGDNIGPHTDIPAPDLYTDQQTMAWVFDTYSMMHPGENCFPVVTGKPVDLGGSLGRESATAMGCLYVTEHFLELGGLPGLTSLKGADVAVQGFGNAGRWAAELYDDAGARIVAVSDSRGGIFDPGGLDVKRVADHKEATGSVVGFPGSNALAPREVLEVPCDILIPAAMENQIVESNAGRVKARLVVEAANGPTTPEADVILHDNGIIVLPDILANAGGVVVSYYEWVQNLQNQQWEEHEVQEKLKKKMYRATNVVVTSRAALVDAIDHYRAEWAVDHPDEPPLEAPTIRTAAYVVAVGRCVKTLMERGIWP is encoded by the coding sequence ATGACTGCGGTGATCACCGAAGGAGAGTTGAATCCGCTCCGGGTGGCCAACCACCAGTTCAACCAGGCCGTTCCATTCCTCGATCAGTTCAAGGAATGCACTGGCATGCGCGAGTGGCTGTTCGAACCTGAACAAGTGGTCCGGGTCTCCCTGCCGGTGCGCATGGATGACGGATGTGTGGAGATGTTCCGCGGCTACCGCGTTCTGCACTCAAACGCCCGCGGACCCGGCAAGGGAGGATTCCGGTTTCATCCGTCGGTCAACGAAGAGGAAGTCCGTGCCCTGGCGGCGTGGATGACGTGGAAATGCGCCCTGGTCGATGTGCCGTTCGGTGGGGCGAAAGGAGGGGTGGCCTGCGACGCCCGGCTGCTTTCGGAGGGCGAGAAAGCACGGGTCACGCGCAGGTACATCTCAGCCCTGGGCGACAACATCGGACCTCATACGGACATTCCCGCCCCGGACCTGTACACGGACCAGCAAACGATGGCTTGGGTGTTCGACACATATTCGATGATGCACCCGGGCGAGAACTGCTTTCCGGTGGTCACAGGCAAGCCCGTGGACCTCGGGGGATCGCTCGGGCGCGAGAGTGCCACCGCGATGGGCTGTCTGTATGTGACCGAGCACTTCCTGGAACTGGGCGGTCTCCCCGGTTTGACTTCGCTCAAGGGGGCCGATGTCGCCGTACAGGGTTTCGGGAACGCAGGCCGATGGGCTGCCGAGCTCTACGACGACGCCGGCGCCCGAATCGTGGCAGTCAGCGACTCTCGGGGCGGGATCTTCGACCCGGGGGGACTCGACGTCAAGAGGGTCGCCGATCACAAGGAGGCAACAGGATCGGTCGTCGGTTTCCCGGGCTCCAACGCACTCGCACCCAGAGAAGTCCTGGAAGTTCCGTGCGACATCCTGATACCGGCCGCGATGGAGAATCAGATCGTCGAGAGCAATGCCGGTCGCGTCAAAGCGAGATTGGTGGTCGAGGCCGCCAACGGCCCGACGACCCCTGAAGCCGATGTGATCCTTCACGACAACGGCATCATCGTCCTCCCGGACATCCTGGCGAACGCCGGCGGCGTCGTGGTCAGCTACTACGAGTGGGTGCAAAACCTCCAGAATCAGCAATGGGAAGAACACGAGGTCCAGGAGAAGCTCAAGAAGAAGATGTATCGAGCGACCAACGTCGTGGTCACCTCCAGGGCCGCTCTGGTCGATGCGATAGACCACTATCGAGCAGAGTGGGCCGTCGATCATCCAGATGAACCTCCCCTCGAAGCCCCCACCATTCGCACCGCCGCCTATGTCGTCGCGGTGGGACGGTGCGTCAAGACGCTGATGGAAAGAGGCATCTGGCCGTAG
- a CDS encoding OsmC family protein, with product MQKIATAIHDEGIAFNVRTRSGHDIRVEGTAAEVQSGPGPMELLLVGLATCSSTNVVEMLTKMRQPFTSLEIDVSGERAPDPPRIWTDIALHYRIKGNVDPRRLERAIWLSDNKICSVYAMLSAVASIQSTYEIAAG from the coding sequence ATGCAGAAGATCGCCACAGCAATTCATGACGAAGGCATTGCCTTCAACGTTCGAACCCGCTCCGGTCATGACATTCGAGTCGAGGGCACGGCTGCCGAGGTGCAGTCGGGGCCGGGGCCGATGGAGTTACTTCTTGTCGGTCTGGCTACTTGCAGCAGTACGAATGTCGTAGAGATGCTGACGAAGATGCGACAGCCGTTCACGTCTCTCGAGATAGACGTCTCGGGCGAGAGAGCTCCGGATCCTCCACGGATTTGGACCGACATCGCCCTGCACTACCGGATAAAGGGCAACGTCGACCCGCGCCGGTTGGAGCGGGCGATCTGGCTGAGCGACAACAAGATCTGCTCGGTATACGCCATGCTGTCTGCCGTTGCCAGCATCCAGAGCACCTATGAGATAGCCGCCGGATGA
- a CDS encoding FABP family protein, whose amino-acid sequence MDMHPDIQPLAFLVGAWSGRGRGEYPTIAPFEYDEEISIDHTGKPFLFYHQRTWRRPDGAPLHSEAGYFRMGDGVELVIAQPSGIAEVHVGSLRGSTIDLKSTGVLLTPTAKQIVTVGRRLEMTGNALRYRLDMEAVGRPYQFHLEAELLRTG is encoded by the coding sequence ATGGACATGCATCCTGACATTCAACCACTTGCATTCCTGGTGGGGGCCTGGAGCGGGAGGGGACGCGGCGAGTACCCGACGATCGCTCCCTTCGAGTACGACGAGGAGATCAGCATCGACCATACGGGCAAACCGTTCCTGTTCTATCACCAGCGAACCTGGCGACGGCCGGACGGGGCTCCGCTCCATTCCGAAGCCGGCTACTTCCGAATGGGCGACGGGGTCGAACTCGTGATTGCCCAGCCGAGCGGCATCGCCGAAGTCCACGTCGGAAGTCTCCGCGGTTCGACAATCGACCTCAAGAGCACAGGAGTCCTGCTCACTCCGACCGCCAAGCAGATCGTGACCGTTGGCAGGAGACTCGAGATGACGGGCAATGCACTGCGCTATCGCCTCGACATGGAGGCCGTCGGCCGGCCGTACCAGTTTCATCTCGAAGCAGAGCTCCTGCGGACTGGCTGA